GAAGTCACCCGTTTCGCGGACAACAAGGCGTACTGGACCCAGCGCGGCTGGTCCGAGCGGGGCCCCATCAAGACCATGGCCCGGGTGGAAGTCCCGAAGTCCTTTGCGAAGGTACCGGCCGGACGAGTCGCGATCGGCGGCACCGCCTGGGCCCAGACACGTGGCATCACCAAGGTTGAGGTGCAGATAGACAACGGCCCCTGGATCGAGGCAACCCTCGCCGGGGAGGCCTCACTCATCAGCTGGCGGCAGTGGTCCCTGGATTGGGAAGCGACACCGGGGCCGCACTACATCAAGGCCCGCGCCACCGACGGCCTCGGCGAAGTCCAGACGGATAAACGTGCCGATCCGGTTCCGGACGGCGCGTCTGGCTGGCAGTCGCTGATGGTGACCGCGGAATAGCGCAGGTATCCCCGCCGGGCACCTTAGACTTGCTCCATGCCCTTGAATTCGCATGCCACGTTTACCGTCGAGTCCGCCGTCGAACTGGCCGTCGTTGAGCGCAGCGGCTTCGTGGAGTCCCGGCACATCGGCTCCGCCGTGCTGATCGCCGGTGACGGCACCATCGTCACCGAGCTGGGCGACATCACCACTCCGATCTTCGCCAGGTCCACGCTCAAACCGTTGCAGGCCATCGCGTCCATGCAGTCCGGCGTTCCGCTGCGCGGCGCGCAGGCAGCTATCGCCTGCGGCAGCCATGTCGGCTCGCTGGATCACATGGACGTCGTCGAGGGCATGCTCAAGGCGGCGGGGGTCACCGAAGAGCAGCTCCAGTGCCCGGCCGCCTGGCCCGAGGATGAGGACGCCCGGAACTGGCTGGTCCGCTCCGGGCGGGGCATGTCCAAACTCGCGTTCAACTGCTCCGGAAAGCACGCGGCTTTTCTTTGGGCCTGCACCGAAAACGGCTGGGACACGCACAGCTACCTTGAACCAAATCACCCGCTGCAGCAAAGCATCAGGTCGGTAATCGAGGAATACTGCGGCGAAAGCATCGCCCACCTCGGCATTGACGGGTGCGGCGCCCCGGTGGCGGCCGTCTCCCTGACCGGGCTGGCCCGGGCCTTCTCCAAACTGGCCAAGGCCCCCGGGGACAAGAACTCCAACGCCCGCGCCGCCACGATCGCCACGTCGATGCTTGATTATCCGTGGGCGGTGCAGGGCACGGGCGAGCCGAACACGATCGTTATGGACGATCTGGGCATCCTCGCCAAGATCGGCGCTGAGGGTGTGCTGGTGATGGCCACCCCGACCGGGGCCGCAGTGGCCCTCAAGGTCCTCGACGGCAACATCCGGGCCACCACGCTCGTCGGCTTGACCCTGCTCGCAGCCGCCGGCGCCGTTGACGTGCCGGAAGTGGCCAGCGTCCTGGACAAGGTGGTCTCCCCCGTTCTCGGCGGCGGCCGCCCGGTCGGCAAAATCCGCCTCGGCAACGCCGTCTCGGCGCTGCTGGACTAGCCATGGCCGTCGCCCGACGCCGGATCGCCATCGAGGAGGGCCGCGCAGCCCTCGCCGTGTGGCAGGCAGCCAACCCGCCGGCACCGGAGGTTTCCGCACCCGCCGGCCAGGACGCCGGCCCTCCCGTCCCCCGCAGCACCCTCGCAACGGCGGTCCGCTACTGCCTGGAGGAGGTCACCGCGCGGGCACCGGGAAACTCCGTGGAGGTGCGGGTTCCGCCGTTCGGTGTCACGCAGTGCGTGGCGGGCCCGCGGCATACCCGAGGTACTCCGCCGAACGTTATCGAGTGCGACGCCGCCACCTGGCTGGCGATGGTCAGCGGGCAATTGAGCTGGGCAGAGGCCGTCGCCGCCGGGCAGGTGGCAGCGTCAGGGCTCCGTGCGGACCTATCCGGACTGCTGCCACTCTAGGGGGGCCGCTTTTTTCGCTGCTAACCGCGCCCGATGAACGGCATCCCGGCGGCGGTGACCACCAGGGATCCGACGCTGGCGGACGGCGGCATCCCGGCCATCAGCAGCACTGCACGCGCCGCGTCGTCGACCGGGAACGTCGGCTCCACACGGCTGCTGCCGTCGGCCTGGACGGCTCCTGAGCCGACTCCGATGGTGTCCATCAGTTCCGTGGCCGTATTGCCGATGTCGATCTGCCCGCAGGTGATGCCAAAACCACGGCCATCCAATTCAATGCTTTTGGTCAGCCCGGTCAGGGCGTGTTTGGTGACCGTGTACGCCACCGTCCGGGGCCGGGGCGAATGCGCGGCGATGGAGCCGTTGTTGATGATCCGGCCGCCCCGCGGCGTCTGTGCCTTCATGGCCCGGACGGCGGCAGCGGCGCACAACAGGGAGCCGGTCAGGTTAACTGCCACGGTGGCGTCCCAGTCCGCGATGCTGATCTCGTCCACGGATGCGGCAGGGCCGAAAACGCCGGCGTTGTTGAACAACACGTCCACCCGTCCCCAGCGCCCAAGGGCGGCCGCGAACAGCCGTTCGACGTCCTCCGGCACCGTAACATCGCACGGAACAGTCAGTGCCTGGGCATGACCTGCCCCGGTCTCAAGCAGTTGTGCTTCCCGGCGTCCGGCCAGCACCACCCGGTACCCGTCGGCGAGCATAAGTCGGGCGACGGCCCGCCCGATCCCCGAGCCGGCGCCGGTGACGATGGCGATCCGACCGGGCAACTGATGTCGTGTCATCAGTCCAGCGTATGCCGGGTTGGCGTTTCACGGCAGTGATCCGGGCAAACATTGCTGCCATGTGTCACCGCGTGAGGGGCCGGCCGGCGCCCTTCCTGCCGGAGCGCTGTCCGGCACGGTAGCCAAACCAGAACGCGAACGTGGCGACGCCAAGTCCGATCAGCGCGAGGCCAGCCCATTTCCCGGCGTCCATGATCGTCAGGGCCTGGGGGGTGAAAGTCCGCTGGGACAGCGGGGCGTAGGCGAACCAGCCGAAACTCTCCTGCTGCACCGGCTGCAGGATCAAGACCAGGCCTACCGTCAGCAGCGCCAGGCCCGCAAGCGGCGCGGCGAACCGGGCCGGCCGGAAGCGGCGCCGCGGGTCGGAGACTGTGCCCTCTGTCGGATCCATGGACATACTGTAACCGGCCGCCGGCCGTCTTTGCCGCTAGCTCCGCCGGGTACGGGCTGCCAGCTGACCGATCGCACTGCCGGCAAGATTTTCCAGCAGTGCCCGGGGGCTTGAATGGACTTCGACGGCGCCGGCGTCCCGGAGTTCGGCTTCACCGGTGCCGCCGCAGGTGAGCCCGATGGCCGGGATCCCGAGTTCCCGGGCGGCGTAAATATCCCAGACCGCATCGCCCACGTAAACGGCGTCCGAGGCCAGCACGTCAACGGCCCGGAGCGCGGCCACGAGGATGTCAGGGGCCGGTTTGCTCTCCTTCGCGTCTGCAGAGCTGGTGGCGGCGTCGATGAAGGCGTCGGCACCAATCGTGGTTCGCAGCACTTCGAGGTCGCGCTCCCGGGCCGAGGATGCCAGCGCCACGGCCAGGCCGCCGTCGTGGCAGGCCGCCAGTAGCTCGCGCGCTCCCTCCAGCGGACGCAAAGCGGGCCAAAAGGTGGAAAACACTGCGGCATGGGAGGACATGATGGTGCCGTCCTCGGTGGTGTCCCGGTCAGCCGGCAGGAGCTTGCCGAGGATCCTGTCCCCACCCATCCCGATCAGGCGATGGATGTCCGCCATCGGCACCTCGTATCCTGCCTGCCGGAAAGCCTGCCACCAGGACAGGGTGTGGAGGTACGAGGAATCGACCAAAGTGCCGTCGACGTCGAACAGTACGGCGGCCTTGCCGGCGCCACGGCGCGCGGCAGAAGTCAGGGGAACTGAGGCGTCCTGGCCACGGCGGGCCTCGGGACCTGATTCAGTGATGAGCCCGCGCTCGCTTTCCCGCAGCCAGCGATCCGCCGGAGAGCACGGTTCCGCGGCTGGTGCCGCCCGCGCTCCTGCGGGGCACCTTGCCAAATGGCACGGCCTGCGCTGCCAGCCGCCCGGCACTGCGGTCCCGGATAAGTCCTGTGCCGGCGATTTCACGGGCCTGAGCGATGCCCGCCACGGCAGCCCTCTTCGTGGGGAAAGTGACCGAAACAGCCATCAGGCTGCCCGCGCCGTCAAGCATTCGAATCCGGTAGCCGCCGTCAGGCGCGTCCACGACCTCAAAATATCCAGCCATCGCACTCTCCTAATAATCCTCTATCCCAACGCCGGGATATATAGTAAGTGTACTTATCTAAGCGATGGATGAAAAGCTGTCCGGCTCAACCCGGGGGCCATGCACGGCCAACTCATCGGCCCGGATCACTGGCCGGGATGCGGGCTGGCGCCGCCGGCAGGCCATCGTCCTGCAGGATCAGGGCGCTCATCACGAGGGCAAAGTGGCTGAACGCCTGCGGCGTATTTCCCAACTGCCGCCCGTCCTCGAGGCTCCATTCCTCACTCAGGAGTCCGACGTCGTTGCGCAGCGCCAGCAGGCGTTCGAACAGTTCCCGCGCCTCGTGGTGTCGACCCGCCCCCACAAGCGCCTCGACCAGCCAGAAGGAACAGGCGAGGAATACCCCTTCCCCGCCGGGCAGCCCGTCCCGGGATTCCTCCGGCTTGTAGCGGCGCACAAAACCGTCGTGGGTCAGCTCCCGCTGGATGGCATCAATTGTCCCGATCACGCGCGGGTCATCCGGAGACAGGAACCCGACGCGCGGGATGAGCAACAGGCTCGCGTCGAGCTCGGGCCGTCCGTACGACTGGACAAAGGTGTTTCGTCCAGCATCAAAGCCATTGGCCATCACGTCGGCATGGATGGTGTCCCGGAGTTCCTCCCAGCGGTCCGCGGGTCCGGGCAGGCCGAACTCCCGGACGCCGTTGACCATCCGGTCGGCCGCCACCCAGGCCATCACCTTGGAGTGGGTAAAATGCCTTCGTGGCCCGCGCATCTCCCAGAGTCCGTTGTCGGGCTCCCGCCAGACACTCTCGAGGTGGTCCATCAGTGCGAGCTGCACGTCCCAGGAGTCATCGGTGCCGGCCAGCAGCGAGGTGCGGGTCAGGGAGAGGCCATCCAGCACCTCGCCCCAGACATCAAGCTGCAACTGTCCCGCCGCCCCGTTTCCGGTCCGGACCGGCGCTGAGCCCTCATACCCGCGCAACCACGGCAGCTCCGTTTCGGGCAGCCGGCGCTCGCCGTGGATGCCGTACATGATCTGGAGTTCCTGCGGGCTTCCCGCCACCGCCCGCAGCAGCCATTCGCGCCAGGCGGCTGCCTCGTCCGTATACCCCGCCGCGAGCAACGCCTGGAGGGTCAGAGTGGCATCACGGAGCCA
This genomic window from Arthrobacter sp. EM1 contains:
- a CDS encoding asparaginase — encoded protein: MPLNSHATFTVESAVELAVVERSGFVESRHIGSAVLIAGDGTIVTELGDITTPIFARSTLKPLQAIASMQSGVPLRGAQAAIACGSHVGSLDHMDVVEGMLKAAGVTEEQLQCPAAWPEDEDARNWLVRSGRGMSKLAFNCSGKHAAFLWACTENGWDTHSYLEPNHPLQQSIRSVIEEYCGESIAHLGIDGCGAPVAAVSLTGLARAFSKLAKAPGDKNSNARAATIATSMLDYPWAVQGTGEPNTIVMDDLGILAKIGAEGVLVMATPTGAAVALKVLDGNIRATTLVGLTLLAAAGAVDVPEVASVLDKVVSPVLGGGRPVGKIRLGNAVSALLD
- a CDS encoding sterol carrier family protein, encoding MAVARRRIAIEEGRAALAVWQAANPPAPEVSAPAGQDAGPPVPRSTLATAVRYCLEEVTARAPGNSVEVRVPPFGVTQCVAGPRHTRGTPPNVIECDAATWLAMVSGQLSWAEAVAAGQVAASGLRADLSGLLPL
- a CDS encoding SDR family oxidoreductase, whose product is MTRHQLPGRIAIVTGAGSGIGRAVARLMLADGYRVVLAGRREAQLLETGAGHAQALTVPCDVTVPEDVERLFAAALGRWGRVDVLFNNAGVFGPAASVDEISIADWDATVAVNLTGSLLCAAAAVRAMKAQTPRGGRIINNGSIAAHSPRPRTVAYTVTKHALTGLTKSIELDGRGFGITCGQIDIGNTATELMDTIGVGSGAVQADGSSRVEPTFPVDDAARAVLLMAGMPPSASVGSLVVTAAGMPFIGRG
- a CDS encoding HAD family hydrolase, whose amino-acid sequence is MTSAARRGAGKAAVLFDVDGTLVDSSYLHTLSWWQAFRQAGYEVPMADIHRLIGMGGDRILGKLLPADRDTTEDGTIMSSHAAVFSTFWPALRPLEGARELLAACHDGGLAVALASSARERDLEVLRTTIGADAFIDAATSSADAKESKPAPDILVAALRAVDVLASDAVYVGDAVWDIYAARELGIPAIGLTCGGTGEAELRDAGAVEVHSSPRALLENLAGSAIGQLAARTRRS
- a CDS encoding glycoside hydrolase family 15 protein, whose protein sequence is MARIEDYALVGDLHTGALISTEGSIDWLCLPRFDSPACFSALLDSPEAGRWLLAPEGGGECTRRSYREGTLVLETEWVTPTGTAKVIDFMPPRDGAADIVRIVVGVSGTVRMRGELVLRFDYGHIVPWVRRDERGISAVAGPDAAYLVTEAPLRGERMQTISDFTVQAGERVPFVLTWTPGHLGRPRAVDPEQALASTESFWQRWSARCTVTGPYREVVQRSLITLKALTYAPTGGIVAAVTTSLPEELGGERNWDYRYCWLRDATLTLQALLAAGYTDEAAAWREWLLRAVAGSPQELQIMYGIHGERRLPETELPWLRGYEGSAPVRTGNGAAGQLQLDVWGEVLDGLSLTRTSLLAGTDDSWDVQLALMDHLESVWREPDNGLWEMRGPRRHFTHSKVMAWVAADRMVNGVREFGLPGPADRWEELRDTIHADVMANGFDAGRNTFVQSYGRPELDASLLLIPRVGFLSPDDPRVIGTIDAIQRELTHDGFVRRYKPEESRDGLPGGEGVFLACSFWLVEALVGAGRHHEARELFERLLALRNDVGLLSEEWSLEDGRQLGNTPQAFSHFALVMSALILQDDGLPAAPARIPASDPGR